From the Prunus dulcis chromosome 4, ALMONDv2, whole genome shotgun sequence genome, one window contains:
- the LOC117624662 gene encoding MYB-like transcription factor ETC1 — translation MADSEHSSSDDSFSDSQATEKSRQEPELQFSEDEEALIIRMYNLVGERWALIAGRIPGRTAEEIEKYWSSTNSTSQ, via the exons ATGGCCGACTCCGAACACTCTTCTTCCGATGACTCTTTCTCGGACTCTCAAGCTACAG AGAAAAGCAGACAAGAACCTGAGCTTCAATTCTCTGAGGACGAGGAAGCACTTATTATAAGAATGTACAATCTAGTGGGAGAGAG GTGGGCTTTGATTGCTGGGAGGATTCCCGGAAGAACAGCAGAAGAAATTGAGAAGTACTGGTCCTCTACAAACTCGACAAGTCAATAA